The DNA region GAGGAACCCGGCGAAGGTGTCGTCGGCCAGTGCGTCGTCGGCCAGGTCCCAGCCCGGGAGGAACGCGCGGATCCGGGCTCGGCGCTGCTCGGTGTGGGTGATCTCGCCGCGTTGCGAGCGCTCGTAGTGGCGCGCCTCGAGCGCGAACCAACGGTCGACGTGCTCCTCCAGGCCGATCGGGTCCTCGGCCAGGCCGAGTCCCGCCAGCCAGGTCCGCAGGCCGCGTTCGGCCGCTCCGCGGTGATCCACCAGGGTGTCGTCCAGGTCGAAGAGGACCGCGTCGACCGCACCGGGGAGCACCATGCCGGCGAGTCTGTCAGGGCCCGCCGACGCATTCCGGCCCGGGTGGATCGGCCTCCGCCCGGCCCGCGGAGGCGGCGCCGAGCCGTCCCGATCATGCTGGGGCTTTGGTCCCGGTCAAGCCGACACGCCGAATTGTCGAAAGTTCCAGTGGTCTACCCCTTCCCCACTGGTCACAGCAGGCCCTATTCTCACGCACAGGCGTCCGGACGATCACCGCTGGGGAAGGCGGTGGCGGACGCACAGAAAGCGTGGTTGACCATGGCTCCTTCGTCGCGTGAGCGCCCTGAGTCCTTGCCGGACCCCAAGTTCCTGACCATCGCCGAGGTGGCCACGATGATGCGGGTCTCCAAGATGACGGTGTATCGACTGGTGCACGGCGGCGACCTGCCGGCCGTGCGTGTGGGGCGTTCGTTCCGCGTGACCGAGGACGACGTGAACGACTACCTGCGCAAGAGCTTCTACGACGTCGGCTGAGCCGGACCGGCGGATGCCGGCCGAGCCTCGGCGCAGCCGCGGTCCCCGGGGCCGGGGGAGGCCGGGCATCCCATCCGGCGCACTGATTCTCCGCCCTCCCACGCCTGCCAGTAGGCTGGGCCAATCCGCCGACCACCGTCGGTGGACTCGTTCGTGAGACCCGGGCCCGTGTCCGGGGTGGAGGTTCCCAGTGGGTTCTGTCATCAAGAAGCGCCGGAAGCGGATGGCGAAGAAGAAGCACCGCAAGCTGCTGAAGAA from Nocardioides sambongensis includes:
- a CDS encoding helix-turn-helix domain-containing protein, which codes for MPDPKFLTIAEVATMMRVSKMTVYRLVHGGDLPAVRVGRSFRVTEDDVNDYLRKSFYDVG
- a CDS encoding 30S ribosomal protein bS22, yielding MGSVIKKRRKRMAKKKHRKLLKKTRVQRRKLGK